One Pyrus communis chromosome 13, drPyrComm1.1, whole genome shotgun sequence genomic window carries:
- the LOC137711950 gene encoding protein LURP-one-related 17-like has translation MKIVRMWKSLSRTRSVHNHQEQHDHQEYKATDNSTSGACTSLTVWRKSLLISCKGFTVIDTNGDLVYRVDNYVGHPEEVILMDGSGKSVLTMRRRKKLNLIDTWFVHDGEAGNCCPIRSTFAASKSMPTFYVRKNKNMLNTNPRSILAYVYREACGHKRHTYMIEGSFTHRSCKVLDESRNVVAEIKRKEANIRGVSYGLDVFHLIVHSGFDSGLAMALVLVLDQLFS, from the exons ATGAAGATTGTTCGTATGTGGAAATCTTTGTCTAGGACCAGGTCTGTCCATAATCATCAAGAACAACATGACCACCAAGAATACAAGGCTACTGATAACAGTACTTCTGGGGCTTGCACATCATTAACAGTGTGGAGAAAATCCCTTCTAATTAGCTGTAAAGGGTTCACAGTCATCGATACAAATGGAGATCTTGTTTATCGAGTGGACAACTACGTCGGACATCCTGAGGAAGTCATTCTCATGGATGGCTCTGGAAAGTCTGTCCTCACAATGCGTCGCCGAAAG AAGCTTAATCTAATTGATACTTGGTTTGTGCACGACGGGGAAGCTGGCAATTGTTGCCCAATAAGATCAACATTTGCAGCATCAAAAAGTATGCCAACGTTTTACgtgaggaagaacaagaacatgcTAAATACCAATCCCAGGAGTATACTTGCTTATGTGTATCGAGAGGCATGTGGCCACAAAAGACATACATATATGATTGAAGGTTCTTTCACGCACAGATCATGCAAGGTATTAGATGAGTCGAGGAATGTGGTAGCTGAGATCAAGAGAAAGGAAGCAAATATTAGAGGTGTTTCTTATGGATTAGATGTTTTTCATTTAATTGTGCATTCTGGCTTTGATTCTGGACTTGCAATGGCTCTTGTATTAGTATTAGATCAGTTGTTTTCTTAG
- the LOC137712759 gene encoding uncharacterized protein isoform X1 yields the protein MSYKLGSLLIKCGSSDKTQLVKQKNNSTSKRGEKRNLKLPAKTKHDSFSVKPGLASFSSAAGGNNFYGVHGLKSDNHDVTQLVDDVPLNELLDGTHKCPSLGRGKGKRPANVNDSFLHAVKKACSTLQQPRSVQPQLNAEVDSNPDKIMSPWPLCTTSVVASGVDSDKGEPFITGLSSCNEVQDSHRKPDAPANPLDLPLCQPKYVLERLALPPPKDLESLLLDAAKPASSSRNTPDPCSGRQISRRASLPPFSWSHTSNGHCRTSSDAAKQSTSRGTCQGRWLRIERNILSSLWVATSNLTDLESLSYNQSLVPSARLKVAGSHDKVCPSISVSLPQCQQDSLSNATCPKDSYIPQESGGKLKQTGDCNDEHCPKVLSAARTLCDMATRPSRKNPDGIIRWPKKPSQKAMKARKLKSIEKPEEAYGTSVAVSGSDNPGRSVDRMLPPKKPKLSLNDDKQDFDNFSSVRKGPINWSTPRSSRSSPSRSIKGSIVDIRHSTEDVVKHSYMMPPPGRVPEKTSNRQAKQRKLLVTEWNRGRDRLD from the exons ATGTCATATAAGCTTGGATCTTTACTTATAAAGTGTGGTTCATCAG ATAAGACTCAGTTGGTGAAACAAAAGAACAACTCTACAAGCAAGCGAGGTGAAAAGAGAAATCTCAAACTTCCTGCAAAGACTAAACACGATTCCTTCTCTGTAAAGCCTGGTTTGGCAAGCTTCAGTTCAGCTGCTGGTGGAAACAACTTTTATG GAGTACATGGCCTTAAGTCAGATAATCACGATGTTACACAGCTGGTAGACGATGTGCCACTGAATGAGCTCCTTGATGGGACACACAAGTGTCCTAGCTTAGGCAGGGGAAAAGGGAAGAGACCAGCAAATGTAAATGATAGTTTTCTGCATGCAGTTAAAAAGGCTTGTTCTACCCTTCAGCAACCGAGGTCTGTTCAGCCCCAACTTAATGCTGAAGTAGACAGCAATCCCGACAAGATAATGTCGCCATGGCCGTTATGCACAACTTCTGTTGTAGCTTCTGGTGTCGATAGTGATAAAGGAGAGCCATTCATCACAGGTTTGTCTTCATGTAATGAG GTACAGGATTCACATAGAAAGCCTGACGCTCCTGCTAATCCCCTTGATTTGCCATTGTGTCAACCTAAGTATGTCTTGGAACGCTTGGCCCTTCCTCCACCCAAGGATTTGGAATCTTTGCTTTTGGATGCTGCAAAACCTGCTTCATCTTCAAGAAATACTCCTGATCCATGTTCAGGCAGACAAATATCTCGCCGAGCAAGCTTGCCTCCTTTTTCATGGTCACATACTTCTAATGGGCACTGTAGAACCAGTTCCGATGCGGCCAAACAGTCCACAAGCAGGGGTACATGCCAAGGCCGATGGCTAAGAATAGAGAGGAATATTCTTAGTTCATTGTGGGTTGCCACTAGTAATTTGACAGACTTGGAGTCACTCAGCTATAATCAAAGTCTAGTTCCTTCTGCAAGGCTAAAAGTGGCTGGTTCCCACGATAAAGTTTGCCCATCCATATCTGTTAGTCTTCCTCAGTGTCAACAAGATTCGTTATCTAACGCAACATGTCCCAAAGATTCCTACATTCCGCAAG AATCTGGAGGCAAGCTGAAGCAGACGGGAGATTGTAACG ATGAGCATTGTCCAAAAGTATTAAGTGCTGCTCGAACACTTTGTGACATGGCAACTCGTCCCTCAAGGAAAAATCCAGATGGAATCATAAGGTGGCCAAAGAAGCCTTCACAAAAAGCCATGAAAGCTCGGAAGTTGAAATCAATTGAGAAACCTGAAGAAGCATATGGAACATCAGTTGCAGTTTCTGGGTCCGACAATCCTGGGAGAAGCGTGGATCGGATGCTGCCCCCAAAGAAGCCCAAGCTCTCCTTGAATGATGATAAACAGGATTTCGATAATTTTAGTTCTGTAAGGAAAGGACCAATAAATTGGTCTACGCCCAGATCAAGTAGGTCATCACCTAGCAGATCAATTAAGGGGTCAATTGTGGATATTAGACATTCAACAGAGGATGTAGTAAAGCATTCCTATATGATGCCACCACCAGGTCGGGTTCCAGAAAAGACTTCAAACAGACAAGCGAAGCAAAGAAAGTTATTGGTAACGGAATGGAACCGAGGAAGGGACCGGCTAGACTGA
- the LOC137712759 gene encoding uncharacterized protein isoform X2 translates to MSYKLGSLLIKCGSSDKTQLVKQKNNSTSKRGEKRNLKLPAKTKHDSFSVKPGLASFSSAAGGNNFYGVHGLKSDNHDVTQLVDDVPLNELLDGTHKCPSLGRGKGKRPANVNDSFLHAVKKACSTLQQPRSVQPQLNAEVDSNPDKIMSPWPLCTTSVVASGVDSDKGEPFITGLSSCNEDSHRKPDAPANPLDLPLCQPKYVLERLALPPPKDLESLLLDAAKPASSSRNTPDPCSGRQISRRASLPPFSWSHTSNGHCRTSSDAAKQSTSRGTCQGRWLRIERNILSSLWVATSNLTDLESLSYNQSLVPSARLKVAGSHDKVCPSISVSLPQCQQDSLSNATCPKDSYIPQESGGKLKQTGDCNDEHCPKVLSAARTLCDMATRPSRKNPDGIIRWPKKPSQKAMKARKLKSIEKPEEAYGTSVAVSGSDNPGRSVDRMLPPKKPKLSLNDDKQDFDNFSSVRKGPINWSTPRSSRSSPSRSIKGSIVDIRHSTEDVVKHSYMMPPPGRVPEKTSNRQAKQRKLLVTEWNRGRDRLD, encoded by the exons ATGTCATATAAGCTTGGATCTTTACTTATAAAGTGTGGTTCATCAG ATAAGACTCAGTTGGTGAAACAAAAGAACAACTCTACAAGCAAGCGAGGTGAAAAGAGAAATCTCAAACTTCCTGCAAAGACTAAACACGATTCCTTCTCTGTAAAGCCTGGTTTGGCAAGCTTCAGTTCAGCTGCTGGTGGAAACAACTTTTATG GAGTACATGGCCTTAAGTCAGATAATCACGATGTTACACAGCTGGTAGACGATGTGCCACTGAATGAGCTCCTTGATGGGACACACAAGTGTCCTAGCTTAGGCAGGGGAAAAGGGAAGAGACCAGCAAATGTAAATGATAGTTTTCTGCATGCAGTTAAAAAGGCTTGTTCTACCCTTCAGCAACCGAGGTCTGTTCAGCCCCAACTTAATGCTGAAGTAGACAGCAATCCCGACAAGATAATGTCGCCATGGCCGTTATGCACAACTTCTGTTGTAGCTTCTGGTGTCGATAGTGATAAAGGAGAGCCATTCATCACAGGTTTGTCTTCATGTAATGAG GATTCACATAGAAAGCCTGACGCTCCTGCTAATCCCCTTGATTTGCCATTGTGTCAACCTAAGTATGTCTTGGAACGCTTGGCCCTTCCTCCACCCAAGGATTTGGAATCTTTGCTTTTGGATGCTGCAAAACCTGCTTCATCTTCAAGAAATACTCCTGATCCATGTTCAGGCAGACAAATATCTCGCCGAGCAAGCTTGCCTCCTTTTTCATGGTCACATACTTCTAATGGGCACTGTAGAACCAGTTCCGATGCGGCCAAACAGTCCACAAGCAGGGGTACATGCCAAGGCCGATGGCTAAGAATAGAGAGGAATATTCTTAGTTCATTGTGGGTTGCCACTAGTAATTTGACAGACTTGGAGTCACTCAGCTATAATCAAAGTCTAGTTCCTTCTGCAAGGCTAAAAGTGGCTGGTTCCCACGATAAAGTTTGCCCATCCATATCTGTTAGTCTTCCTCAGTGTCAACAAGATTCGTTATCTAACGCAACATGTCCCAAAGATTCCTACATTCCGCAAG AATCTGGAGGCAAGCTGAAGCAGACGGGAGATTGTAACG ATGAGCATTGTCCAAAAGTATTAAGTGCTGCTCGAACACTTTGTGACATGGCAACTCGTCCCTCAAGGAAAAATCCAGATGGAATCATAAGGTGGCCAAAGAAGCCTTCACAAAAAGCCATGAAAGCTCGGAAGTTGAAATCAATTGAGAAACCTGAAGAAGCATATGGAACATCAGTTGCAGTTTCTGGGTCCGACAATCCTGGGAGAAGCGTGGATCGGATGCTGCCCCCAAAGAAGCCCAAGCTCTCCTTGAATGATGATAAACAGGATTTCGATAATTTTAGTTCTGTAAGGAAAGGACCAATAAATTGGTCTACGCCCAGATCAAGTAGGTCATCACCTAGCAGATCAATTAAGGGGTCAATTGTGGATATTAGACATTCAACAGAGGATGTAGTAAAGCATTCCTATATGATGCCACCACCAGGTCGGGTTCCAGAAAAGACTTCAAACAGACAAGCGAAGCAAAGAAAGTTATTGGTAACGGAATGGAACCGAGGAAGGGACCGGCTAGACTGA